One segment of Pseudoalteromonas rubra DNA contains the following:
- a CDS encoding cbb3-type cytochrome oxidase subunit 3, whose translation MDYGTYRGILTLVILVLFIVIVVWAYSKRSKRRFDDAANAIFEDEKKHNNTISNEEKESEK comes from the coding sequence ATGGATTACGGCACATACAGAGGCATTTTGACTCTGGTAATTTTAGTACTGTTCATAGTGATTGTTGTGTGGGCATACAGCAAGCGTAGCAAACGTCGTTTTGATGACGCTGCCAATGCCATTTTTGAAGATGAAAAAAAACACAATAACACAATCTCAAACGAGGAAAAGGAGTCTGAAAAATGA
- the ccoO gene encoding cytochrome-c oxidase, cbb3-type subunit II → MSNNNSSNKHEIVEKNVGLMAILTVFAISFGALVEITPLMFQKDTTQPVDGLRPLTALEMEGRDIYVREGCYNCHSQMIRPFRDEVERYGHYSVAGESVWDHPFQWGSKRTGPDLARVGQRYSDDWHFAHLMDPRSVVPESNMPGYPWLNENVLDGQLTAKKLEVFRNFGVPYTDEDIQGAEAAVKGKTEMEALIAYLQQLGTHLK, encoded by the coding sequence ATGAGCAATAATAACTCTTCAAACAAACATGAAATCGTCGAAAAGAACGTTGGCCTGATGGCTATCCTGACGGTTTTTGCCATCAGCTTCGGTGCCCTCGTTGAGATTACCCCACTGATGTTCCAAAAAGACACCACTCAGCCTGTTGATGGTTTACGCCCTCTAACAGCGTTGGAAATGGAAGGTCGTGATATCTACGTACGTGAAGGTTGCTACAACTGCCACTCGCAAATGATCCGTCCTTTCCGTGACGAAGTTGAGCGTTACGGCCACTATTCTGTAGCTGGTGAATCAGTTTGGGATCACCCGTTCCAGTGGGGCTCTAAGCGTACAGGTCCAGACCTCGCGCGCGTAGGTCAGCGTTACTCAGATGACTGGCACTTTGCGCACCTGATGGACCCTCGCTCTGTGGTACCTGAGTCAAATATGCCTGGCTACCCTTGGCTCAATGAGAATGTATTGGACGGTCAATTAACCGCTAAGAAACTTGAAGTGTTCCGTAACTTTGGTGTGCCATACACCGACGAGGACATTCAAGGTGCTGAAGCCGCAGTAAAGGGCAAAACCGAAATGGAAGCCCTGATTGCTTACCTTCAGCAACTTGGCACACATTTGAAGTAA
- the ccoN gene encoding cytochrome-c oxidase, cbb3-type subunit I: MSQTVASQTEYNYKVVRQFAIMTVIWGIVGMGVGVFIAAQLAWPALNFDIPWLTYSRLRPLHTNAVIFAFGTSALFATSYYVVQRTCQTRLFSDKLAAFTFWGWQAIILAAAITLPLGITSSKEYAELEWPIDIAIAVVWVTYAVVFFGTLIKRKVSHIYVANWFYAGFIITVAVLHIVNSMAVPVSLTKSYSIYAGAVDAMVQWWYGHNAVGFLLTAGFLGMMYYFVPKQAGRPVYSYRLSVVHFWALVSLYIWAGPHHLHYTALPDWTQSLGMVMSVILFVPSWGGMINGIMTLSGAWHKLRTDPVLRFLVVSLSFYGMSTFEGPMMAIKSVNALSHYTDWTVGHVHSGALGWVAMISIGAIYHLIPALFGHANMYSVKLVNTHFWLHTVGVVLYIVAMWISGVMQGLMWRAVNSDGTLMYSFVQSLEASKPFYIMRFLGGVFIVIGMLVMAYNVYRTVAAKSGSLTTDANTQMA; this comes from the coding sequence ATGAGCCAAACAGTAGCATCACAAACTGAGTACAATTATAAGGTTGTACGCCAATTCGCTATAATGACAGTGATTTGGGGCATCGTTGGCATGGGTGTAGGTGTATTTATCGCGGCGCAACTTGCGTGGCCTGCGTTAAACTTCGACATTCCATGGTTAACTTACTCTCGACTTCGTCCGTTACACACGAACGCAGTAATCTTCGCATTTGGTACTAGTGCACTTTTCGCAACATCTTACTATGTTGTACAGCGTACGTGTCAGACGCGTTTATTCTCCGATAAGCTAGCCGCTTTCACTTTCTGGGGCTGGCAAGCAATCATTCTTGCAGCAGCTATCACGCTGCCACTGGGTATCACATCTTCTAAAGAATATGCTGAACTTGAGTGGCCAATCGATATTGCAATCGCTGTAGTTTGGGTAACGTATGCTGTTGTTTTCTTCGGCACGCTGATCAAGCGTAAAGTGTCACACATTTACGTTGCGAACTGGTTCTACGCGGGCTTCATTATTACTGTTGCAGTACTGCACATTGTAAACAGCATGGCTGTACCTGTATCTCTTACCAAGTCATATTCTATTTATGCGGGTGCGGTAGATGCTATGGTTCAGTGGTGGTACGGTCACAACGCGGTAGGTTTCCTTCTAACCGCAGGCTTCCTGGGTATGATGTACTACTTCGTGCCTAAGCAAGCAGGTCGTCCTGTTTACTCTTATCGTTTATCAGTAGTTCACTTCTGGGCACTGGTTTCTCTATATATCTGGGCAGGCCCTCACCACTTACACTACACCGCGCTACCTGATTGGACTCAGTCTCTGGGCATGGTAATGTCTGTGATCCTGTTCGTTCCTTCTTGGGGTGGTATGATCAATGGTATTATGACTCTGTCTGGTGCCTGGCATAAACTACGTACCGACCCGGTACTTCGCTTCTTGGTTGTTTCTCTGTCTTTCTACGGTATGTCTACCTTCGAAGGCCCAATGATGGCAATCAAATCCGTAAACGCGCTATCACATTATACTGACTGGACAGTCGGCCACGTGCACTCTGGTGCGCTAGGTTGGGTAGCAATGATCTCTATTGGTGCTATTTATCACCTGATCCCTGCACTATTTGGTCACGCCAACATGTACAGCGTTAAACTGGTTAACACCCACTTCTGGCTACACACAGTCGGTGTTGTTCTGTATATCGTTGCAATGTGGATCTCTGGTGTTATGCAAGGTCTGATGTGGCGTGCAGTTAACTCTGACGGTACTTTAATGTACAGCTTCGTACAGTCTCTTGAAGCGTCTAAGCCTTTCTACATCATGCGATTCCTGGGCGGTGTATTTATCGTGATTGGTATGCTGGTAATGGCTTACAACGTGTACCGTACTGTAGCAGCTAAGAGTGGCTCTTTGACCACCGACGCTAACACACAAATGGCTTAA